Part of the Microcebus murinus isolate Inina chromosome 19, M.murinus_Inina_mat1.0, whole genome shotgun sequence genome, GAGATTCCTCAGGCTGGAACGTCCTCCTCCCCTTGTTTTCACTCCACCAATTCTCCCTCATCCTTTAAGATTTAGCTCAGACagcgcctcctccaggaagacttccCTGAAGCACGCCCCGGCCGCCTCACCTCTGGGCAGGTGCCTGCGCACAGCCCCCACACGTGCGCCCATCAGTGCAGGTGCTACTGCGACCTGCCACCATCTGCTTCTGCATCTGCCCCATGGGGCAGCCAGGTCCGAAGCCGCACACCTGGCCCCGTCTGTGcaccccagggcctgggagcCCGGTGTAGACACCCTTGGCAAATGACCGCTGCGTGAATGGGTGAACCAGGGGCTGCCCTGAGGCCCCGTGGCCGCTCAGACAAGCCTGGCACTGAGCCCGGCCAGGAGAGGCAGCGGATGGGCCTGGGGGACGGGGCAGTGGAGGCCTTGGAGGCAGACTCCTCAACCACCGTGGGGTCAGGGCGCGGCCTCTGCGGGCCGCCTCTCGTCTTTGGCGGAggcccctctgccccacccctcagCTTGCTTCTTTGGGCTGCAGCCCGGGGGCTTCGTGCCCCAGAGGCGGGAAGGCTTGGGCGCTATTGGTGGTGCCCAGGAGCCAAGCACCACACTGGACGCACTGTCCCTGCAGAAGCTTTATTGATTGGAGCATCACCGTTACCCCAGGACTGTTAGCCCACCACACCCCAGCTGGCTGCAGTGTTAGTGAACTTGCACACTGCCCTGTAACTATTTCCTACTAGATTGGGTAGCTGGTGCTACAGTGGAGTCCTCCACTAGCGGATAATCCCAGGTAAAACCAATGGCCTTGAGGCCGAGGAGTCCGTACTGGCCAAAGATGCCCGTGAGCACCTGTCCCTCTTggctggggaaggcagagaaCTGCTTGCCAGCGATCTTCCCAAAGGAGACGCAGCCTCTCACGTCGGTGCACACGACCAGGTAGTGGATTAACATGTCAAATGCGCCGTGGATCTCGGTGATGTGTTCTCCCGGCCACAGGAGGAGCTCCTGGCTTGTCCCACCCGAGGCGCCACGACGATCATCCCAGCTGTCTCCAAATTTCACCTGGATACTGCGAGGGAGGTGAAGCTTGAAGCCCTGCCATCGGGGTgacccagcccctcccagggcttccgtgccccaccctcccctcctgaCACAGGGACAGCAGCCCTAGTAGAGTGGGGTCCCCAGATGGACCTGCTGGCCTCAAGCCCTTTCCCTGCCACTGTCAGGCCCGTGACCTTGAGCTGGTCACCAGGCTGTGCCGGGCTCGGCTCCTCATGTGCAGAGCGGGAGCGGTTGTTGGGGGGTTGCCCAGATCACGGTAGGAGAGGCCGGGTGGACGAGGTCGTCACGGCCCTCAGGAGGGGCCACAGCCGTCCCCACGGCTCACAGCGGGGCTGTCCCTGGCCAAGCTGGGGCTCCTGAGCCCAAGTCACCCCTGAAGGAGCAGCTCCCGGGGCTGACGAGCAGCTGACTTCCCACACTCTCCCGCCCACCCAGCTGGGcgtctctgtccctccctgcctgggTGTTGTCCTGGACACCCCCCCCCTGGCCCCATCCGCAAGTCCCCCTCTGCTGTTGGGcccttctccccctgccctctcccGGGACCCCAGCACCCCTCAGTGCAGAGCATAGATCCACGCCAGGCCTTGAGCAGGGACATCTCAATATGAGGGGAATGCCCGGGCTTTCTGCCTCTAACAATTGTGCTGAGGCGTGCTCAATCAGTGGTCCACTCTGACCCTCAACTCCTGTGTTCTTTACCTTCCCTTGATGTTCTCATCAGCCATTGGGCCTGGGAGGCCATTTCTGCTCGAGTGCAGCGTGGTCAGAAAGCAAATGGCAGGGAACGGACACTTCGCCCTCCCAGACCAGCTCAGGGAGCAGGGGCAGGATATACAGGGGAGCcggagggagggggcaggtgaggggagaggaggtggctGAGGAACAGGGACACATGGAAGGGAGGTGTCCGGGGGCTCCAAGGGCCCAGCTGGCCTCACGGAGtcccaggggccaggcagggcgtTGCCAGGCTCTGGCTGCGTTGGGACGGGGTGTCGCACTGTGGCCTGGAGCCCACTCACGCTCTGATGTTGTTAATGGCACCAAAAAACACCCGCAGCCCTGTGATTTCAAGATCGTAGTTTTCAGAGGTGCTGAAATAGGTGCCTCCACCGTTCCCGTACTGCTCTGCAGGATGAGAGAAACGGGAGGGAAGCCCACTCAGGGATGGGCAGGCGGCCTTGCAGCACAGGGGACATGCCCCTCCGGACAGACAGGGTGGTCTGGGACCAGAGTCCCCCCATGACAAGGCTGGGGTGAGTCGGGACTTACGGGCGGCCCAGCAGGGGCGGCTCCCCAGGAGTGCGAttgtcagcagcagcagcatggcCTTGGCGCGTCCGGGGCTctggggggaagaggagaggcctCCCGACTCCCACTGGGACAGTCTGCACCAGGGACTCTTGCTGTGGCTGGGCGCCCTCCACCTGGCCTTTATACCCTCCGAGCGCCGTGGCCCCGGTCCAGGAGGAAGGAGCGAGGGGCCACCAGGGCCAGGAAGGGGCTGGCGGCGGGGCTCTTCCTGGGGGAGGCTCCCAGTCGCGCAGTGTTTGCTGTCCTGGCCCCGCAGCCTACACAAACACCACTGGGGACAGTGACAGGCATTTCTCGGTCATCTCTGGATTCCCTATTGTCAGCACCTGCACATGCCTTTTCTGCAGAGGTGGGGAGAGCTTTGCTCAGAGTCTTCTCCAGCTCAGCCAGACAGGAGTCAACCGGGCGGGCGAGGCCAGGTGCCCACGGACACTCCGCCACGGGCAGACCTGGCCTCAGGCCCCTCCGGGCCCAGGCAGCTCCTGGCATTTTCCAGGCTTTCTGGGACCCAGCCGACTTCCCTGCTGACCCTGGGAGCCAGAGTGGACAGTCCAGTTCCTTGTGCCCTAAACAGGGGGTCAGGGACACCGCAGACATCTGCTGGGCCTGCATGTGCTGTCCGCGGAAGGTGGCCGTGGTCCCTGCTGTGCGCGGGGTGCGGGCGTAGGGGGGATGAACCCGAGTTGATGGGCTCACAGGccaggggagggaaggacagcAAAGGTGCAGTTGGTGCGCTGACAGGAGGCAGGGGGTCTCGGGAGGGCCACTGTCCCGGCCAGGACTTCTGAGAGCGCCTATGGCCAGGCCGAGGGCCGCCCAACCTGGGCAatggctggggccctgggaggagccctgggagggagCCCTGTGCGGTGGACGGGGACCCCTGTTTGCATGAGCCCCTCGCGTGCAGATGTTTCATCCCAAGGATTTTGAAGGAACCAAAGCCACCCGTCTGGGAAGGAACGGGGTCTGGGGAAGCGGTCGGCTTGTAGGGTAAGGATGGGGGAGAAGGGACAAAGGCCCTGGGACACCCACCCAGAGCAGGTGGAGGGACCGAGAGCAGCAGTGGGGGTCCATGCGTGTCCTGTGCACACCTGGTGGGACGTGGTGGCTGAAGCCTGGGCTGTGCCGGGGGACGGCCCGGGCGGGCGTTACCAGCACAGCGCGGAGCCGCACTCCGCCCAGGCCCGGCCTCGCCCCCGCTGGGGAGACTCAGGCGCTGGTGGGACTCGTGTGCTGGGGGGGGACTCGGGCACTGGCTTTCCCGCTCTGTGCTGTGACAGCCTCACCTGCTCTACCTGGATCAGCCTAGAGGCCCCCACCGGGCGGCCATCTCCGTGGAAGGGCCGGTCACCCGTAGCTTGACCTCACGCCGTGCAGGCAGGTGCGCTATGTTCTTCTCTGGAAAGAGCAACGATTAGAGACACCGGACGTGCCCACCTGGAGACACGTGCACCGCGGGGGTCCTCACCGGGTCCTGCGGGGTGGGGTCGCAGGCCGGCTCCCGCTGCAGGGGCCTGGCCCGAGGGCAGCAGGCCGGGGCAGCCGCGTGTCCAGACGCCCCAGCGGCGGGGTGTGCGCAGCCCGCCCTGTGAGTGCGGCTCACGGGAACAGGGGACGCCGGGCTGTGGGGACGACAGGGGGGTACGGCAGGCGGGGACTCCCGTTACCTGCGCCAGGTGCCTGCGCCGGGGCGGGGACTCTGTGGCTGAAGGCCAGACCGGCCTCTGCCCGCACCGCACGGCAGGAGCCAAGCGTGAGTTTCACATGCTGGACTGTTAGACACAATTGGACACCAATGTTTATGAGAGATGACAATCCTTCGAGATTCGGATGCGGGTGTTCACAGGCGCTGCCGCCCGCGGCCACGTGCCTTCAGCGCCGGGTGAGGCCTCGGGAGGAGCCTCCTTCGCGGAGGGGCCCAAGCCCTTGGCCAGCGCAGCCctggagccggagccggagccggaggcGCCTCAAAGGGGCTTGTCCtcgccccagcccagcccgcgGGCACTTTTCCTGTTGTTGCTGCCAGCTCCGTCCCTTCTTTCTTGCTCCAGGCTGGCAGGGTCGGTGCCCACAAGGAGTGTCCCtgtggctggggtggctgggccGGAGGAACAGACCGAGGCAGCCCGGCCCGTGGAATCCGGCCCTTGCCCAAGCTCACGCTGGGGCGCATTTTCAGAGCACACCAGGCGGCGAGCACAGATGCGCCTCCACACATGTGTGGAACACGCACGATGCACACGTGAGGGCTCCCCAAACACGCATGCTGCCCCTTGTCCCACATGGGAGCCGCAGACGCGCATCACTCCCGCGCCCTGCGtgcggggggctgggggtggcccaCCTGCTGGGAGGTCCCGGTCCTGCAgaaccctgcccctccctctctgtccaCCCTGGCCCAGTGCTGGCCCTGAGCCACGCCCGGGGACACTCAACACAGGCCCTTTGTCCCTTGGGATCAGGGCTCTCCAAGAGGggatttactgagcatttatttcCTGGCCCGGACACGCCCCAGTCCCACCTCTGCCAGGAAACTGGACAATGAGGCCTTCCCCTGCCAGCAGTGGTGGGCCCTGTGCTGGCCGGCCCTGGTGTCAGGGGTGGGGTTAGGGCCACAGGCCCCTGGGCCCCCTGCCCTCCACGTGTGGGGCTTGGAGGCGCCTCTGCGGCCTGGGGCTCAGCATACAGTGTGTCCATCTGCAGCGCCCTCAGAGCCAGGGCCTCGTGGGAAGGCCCAGCCTCAGAAGGACAGAGGAGCCTGTGCCCCTGGCTCAGGtctgggccaggcctggcctggctgcgGCTCCTGGGGCAGGGCCCGAGCTGGCCCCTCCACGCGGCCTAGGGGATCCCTGGAGCCTGGGGGACGGGAGGGCAGAGCCtgcctgggggagggagcagTCAGAGCGGAGGGGCGTTTCTGTCCCCTTCCAGGGAAGGCCCCCAGCTTCCAGCAAGGAGCCCCCCCAAGGGGAAGGCACGGGACAATTGGGGTGTCATTCCTGAAACACTCAGTGCTCCCAGCCCCCTCCACTCACTGGGACTCTGATCGGTGCTGCGCTCCGTGCTAAGCGTCGTGTCTGCACACACTTCTCCCCAGAGAAACTCAGCACTCGTACTGGAACACCCGGACACCTAGCCACCTATTGTCCATCTGTGACTTTGATTACTCTCAGCGCCTTGTGTAAGTGGAATCTTACAGTACTTCCATCCTTGGACTGGCTCATTCCACTCAGTGTGCTCAAGGTTCAGTCGTGTCATAGCATGTgccaaaatttccttcctttccaagGCTCAACAATATTCCATTGTTCGTGCATAACACAATCCACTCATCCGTCCAGGGGCACTTGGGCTGTGTCCACGTTCCGGCGGCTGTGAGTGACACCACTGTGAAGACGGGATGCAATGACCTCTTCCCAACCCTGGTTCCAGTAGGGTGTGGACTCAGACAGGGATTGCTGCACCCTGTGGGAATTATTCTacgtttaattttttgaggaagtgccatactgttttccatagaaacgacagcagtttacattcccaccaatagtgaacaagggttccaatttctctacatcctaccaagacttgttattttctgtttccatttttgtaacCTTCCCAGTGGGTATGAGGTGGTAGCTCACTgtagtttggatttgcatttatTAATGATTGAGTTGGGCACCTCTTCATGTGCTTTTGGGCCACTTGTATATCTTCAGAAAAATTCTACTCAGATTGTTTCTCCGTTTTTGAATgaggttgttttgttgttgttggttgaATGTTAGGAGTTTTCTGTATACCCTGGGTATCAATCCCTATCAGAagtttgatttgcaaatattctctcccattttatGCTGTTCTGATGCACCAAATGCCTCCATTTTCATGACgtataatttgtctatttttttcttttgttgcctgagcCTTTGCTGTCATGCCTAAGAAGTCACTGCCAAATCCAACATCGTGAAGCTTTtgccctatattttcttctaagacttttgtagttttaggtcttacatatAGGTCTTTGATCTGTTTTGCTGTGAGGTTGGGGTCCAGTGTCGTTACTTTGCATGTGGATGTTCAGcgttcccagcaccatttggtGAAAAGCCTGTCCTTTCCCCACGGAGTGGTCTTGTCCAGTCATTTGGCCTCGCGTGCGAGGGTTTATTTCCAGGCTCTCTGTTCTACTCCATCGGTCCGTGTGTCTGTACTTTTGCCAGGACCACGCTGTTTTGATACCATAGGTTTTTACCTAGTTGTGAAATGAGGAAGCCTGAGTCCTCTGTCTTTGtcctttttcaagattgctttacTATTCGGGGCCCTTGAGATTCCGTATGAATTTAAGGATGGGCTTCTGCTTTCTGCAAAATGACCCACTGgaattttgatgaggattgcagtGAATCTGCCATCGGATTAGGTGGCATTGACACCTCAACAATATTAAGGCTTCTGATTCATTAGCATGAGATGTATGTCCTTTTATTTTGatgtcttctttcatttctttctgcaaCATTTTATAATCTTCATTGTACAAATTTTTCATCTCCTTGGTGTGATTAGTTCCTgagtatataattctttttggTGCTATGATACATGGAATTGTTTGTGTAATTTCCCTCTTAGTTTTCCTTGTTAGTGAGTACAAATGCAAGTGATTTCTGTGTGTTCACTTTGTATCTTTCCACATTGCTGAATGTATTTATTAGTTCGAACAGATTTTTAGGTGGAGTCTTTATCGTTTTCTACACACGAGATCATGTCACCTAGAAAGAGACTTAATTTTACTCCTTCCTTTCCAATGTGGacgccttttatttcttttttcttgcccaATTGCTCTGTCCAGagcttccagtactatgttgaacagaagtgttGAGAGCAGGCAGCCCTGGTACAAGGGGTTTTGACTGATGCGTACGTCCGTGAAACACAGACTCCTTTCAAGATACGGCACTCGACTTTGACCCCAGAAAGCTCCCCCTGCTGGGTCCCGGTTAGTCCCCCCACACACCTCCTGGCAACCACCGTTCACCACCAAAGTTCTCAACTGCGCGACAACTTAGGCAGCACAGCCGTCTTAGGAATACGTGGGAAATCAAATCAATCCAGCCAAGAGAGGAGGCAGAATAAAGACCTTACGTAGCAAACTGAGTTTATTTACATACAGAACAAATATGAAGTATCTGCGGGAATGGTCGTTACAGAGCAGACTAGGAAAGTTATAAACGTTAACAACCTACAAACAATCCGGAACTAACCAGAACCGGGAGGAGAAGCTTAGTTTTCTACGGCTGCCagaacaaatcaccacaaactgggtggcttcaagCGACgggaatttattctctctcacttctggaggccagaggtctgAAATGAAGTTGGAACAAGGGGCTGGGTCCCCCCAAGACTCCAGGGGAGGGTCCGTCCCTGCCTCTCGCAGGCTCTGGGTGTGCGGGTGTCCTTGGCTTGGAGACGCTTCACTCTCGTCGCTGCCTCCGTCTTCATGTGGCCTGCGCCTCGTccctgtgtctccttctctgccATTTATAAGGACATAGGGACTGCATACCCTTATGAATGGCCTGCTGCCCTTGGATGTAGGGCTGCTCTCTCCTGCATGGTCTCCTCTCCAGACCCCTGCCTTAATGACTTCTGCTACGACCCTTGGGCCAAATGAGGTCGCATTCTGAGGTTCCGGGTAGACAAATCCCTTTTGAGGAAGCCACAGTTCAACCCACTCTAGGGAGTTCCCCAAACAGGGAGCTTGAGGTTTGCCTGGGCTCACTGTGTCCCTGCTGGAAGCCCccaagccccaccccagccacactGAGGCCCCCGCTCCCACCAACTAAGCCCCATCCGCCCCTTCCTTCGAAGGCCCCACGCTGGGGTCTGGCACTCTGGGAGAATTATTCCCTCGGGGACATCTGCTTGCTGTTTTCTAGAGTTTGCAGGAGTCTGGGGGAGGCAGGTACGTGTGTCCAGTCCTCCATCCCCTCCTGACCCGTGCCCCGTCCACCCTTCATCTGCCGGTCCTGGAGCCTCCTTTCCCAACAGAGAGATTTCTGGAATGATGTTCAAATCATATGGCTATTTTCAGATGGTGGGAATGAGGGcacttatctttcttttcttttctctttctttctttcttgtttgaacagggtctcgctcccttgcccaggctggagtgcagtggggtcgtcacagctcactgcagcctcacactgcCCAGCTGAGCCCCGCTGGGAGAACACCGCATGCCGAGCTAAttgttcccttccctccttccttcctctctctccattctgTTCTCCTCCCaaccttcctccccttccctttcttgagacggggtctcgctaccttgcacaggctggtctccacAGACGTCCTGGCCTCAGAAGATCCTCCCCCTCGGCCTCCCGGCGCTGggtgacaggcctgagccaccgggcccagccccGTTACATGCTTTGTGTTCCTTTAACTGAAAGAAGATTGTGCCAATTTTACAAGAACGAAGCGATTACTCTATTTAAGGCGGAGGTGCAATTCTCCCGTGCCGGCTCTCAGCGACGAGCAGGCGGAAGTCGTCAGGGCCGGGGCAGAGTGGCCGCGGGAGCACTGCGCTGCCGGCGTGCGCGGGGCCTTCCGCCTCGCCAGCCTGAGGAGCGACGCCCTGCGGCCGCGACAGCGCACGCGCAGGCCACGGTCCCGCGACGGAGCACAGGGCGGCCGCGGTCCGTGCGGGGAGCGCGCGGGGCGACCGCCTCAGCGACGGACGCCAACGCCGGGCCGGCTAGCAGTGCGGTTCTGGGCATTTCCCGGCCTTTCCTCTTCCCGCTCCTTCTGCCGGCTGCGTTTTCCAGGCCGCGCGCGTGGGGCCCCGCCCGGGAAGCGAGCGCCGCCCCGCGGGGACGCGCCGGTCCCGCGTCCGCGTCCCGCCGCGCGAGGCGTCTCCGCCGCGGCCTCGGCTCGGCGCGCCCCCTGGCGTCGCGCGGGCGCGCTGCGAGGACCCGCGCGTCCACCTGGAGCGGCAGCGTGGGCGACT contains:
- the ZG16B gene encoding pancreatic adenocarcinoma up-regulated factor translates to MLLLLTIALLGSRPCWAAQQYGNGGGTYFSTSENYDLEITGLRVFFGLHLPRSIQVKFGDSWDDRRGASGGTSQELLLWPGEHITEIHGAFDMLIHYLVVCTDVRGCVSFGKIAGKQFSAFPSQEGQVLTGIFGQYGLLGLKAIGFTWDYPLVEDSTVAPATQSSRK